In Papaver somniferum cultivar HN1 chromosome 1, ASM357369v1, whole genome shotgun sequence, a genomic segment contains:
- the LOC113318757 gene encoding uncharacterized protein LOC113318757 — MDSHLYQFWWGETLDPKDRKLHLLGWNASCSLKSEGGLGFRKSELNNLAMLARNAWKIIENPNFLLGTVLKARYFPKTDFLNTTCPDNCSWTWRCLHTIKEMIKPFISWIVGDGKFIDPWCDKWIPTLGSATPNPLVPPDPSVKVSYFIDDSIRSWNLVKLNTHFDDAFVQKIITIPLSQLCNPDRSAWEFSKNDSFSSKSAYLGLRGSGPSPSNKL, encoded by the coding sequence atggattctCACCTTTACCAATTCTGGTGGGGTGAAACTCTTGACCCTAAGGATAGAAAATTGCATCTTTTAGGTTGGAATGCTTCTTGCTCCCTTAAGTCTGAAGGTGGGCTTGGTTTTAGGAAATCTGAACTTAATAATTTGGCTATGTTAGCTAGAAATGCTTGGAAAATCATTGAGAATCCTAATTTCCTTTTAGGTACTGTTTTGAAAGCTCGTTATTTTCCTAAAACTGATTTTCTTAATACTACTTGCCCTGATAATTGTTCCTGGACTTGGAGATGCCTTCATACCATTAAAGAGATGATTAAACCCTTCATTTCTTGGATTGTTGGGGATGGAAAGTTCATTGACCCCTGGTGCGATAAATGGATCCCTACTTTAGGTTCTGCCACCCCTAATCCTTTGGTCCCTCCTGACCCTAGTGTTAAAGTCTCTTACTTCATTGATGATTCTATTAGATCTTGGAATTTAGTTAAACTAAATACTCATTTTGATGATGCTTTTGTTCAGAAGATCATcaccattcccttaagccagttaTGTAATCCTGATAGGAGCGCTTGGGAGTTTTCAAAGAATGACAGtttttcttctaaatctgctTACTTGGGATTAAGAGGGTCTGGGCCCTCCCCTAGTAATAAACTTTAG
- the LOC113318829 gene encoding uncharacterized protein LOC113318829, producing the protein MLLTVKTTVLNPPSYILSFSDHWMPPTYGWIKCNIDGAFDDTAKDNGAGYVMRDFSSKDFFCDSIVFDVDSAEEAEARAIWAGLKKVVELKLTRIIVESDAQDLVSQFSIGSFGGNLRTDAIFKDIQFFASSLSGCIFSFQPRTCNFVAQELAKWAKANKSSMYWSVPPVWLRPFVEEDH; encoded by the coding sequence ATGCTCCTCACTGTCAAGACTACAGTTCTAAACCCACCTAGTTATATCCTTTCCTTTAGTGACCACTGGATGCCCCCTACTTATGGATGGATTAAATGCAACATTGATGGTGCTTTTGATGACACTGCTAAGGATAATGGTGCAGGCTATGTGATGAGGGACTTCTCCAGCAAGGATTTTTTCTGTGATTCCATTGTGTTTGATGTGGATTCTGCTGAAGAGGCTGAGGCTAGAGCTATCTGGGCTGGTTTGAAGAAAGTTGTGGAGTTAAAGCTAACACGTATCATAGTGGAAAGTGATGCTCAAGACCTGGTTTCCCAATTCTCTATTGGCTCTTTTGGTGGGAATCTGAGAACTGATGCGATTTTTAAAGACATTCAATTTTTTGCTTCCTCTCTTAGTGGTTGTATCTTCTCTTTTCAACCAAGAACTTGTAACTTTGTTGCTCAGGAACTAGCTAAATGGGCAAAAGCTAACAAGTCGTCTATGTATTGGTCTGTCCCTCCCGTTTGGCTTAGGCCATTTGTTGAGGAAgaccattag